TCGCCCGATCCACGGGCTGGGCGAGCGAGCAATAAAAACGTTTTTGTATGCTTGCCCCACGCCTGTCAAGCATCGCAGCCGCTTTTTTTGACAAGTGCCGCATCGGGCCGGCCGCAGGTGCCGCGCTGCCCTGCCGAATTTTGCGGCACCCCATTGCGCGCCGCAGAAAACCTATATAAAAACGTTTCTATAGGCCCATGGGCCATGGATCGTCGAAAATTCCATTCGCACCGGCGCGCTGCCGAGCGGGTTTCGCCGCGGGGTGGCCGGAGATGTTGCAGCCTTTCCCCCTGGCAGGCAACCCGGCTCGAATGGCAGCTCACGAGATCCGGCCCGCAATCGAGAAGGTATCCGGTGGTGAGCAGCCAAACCCGTTCTGTTGGATTTATCGGTCTCGGCAATATGGGACGCCCGATGGCGGCCAACCTGGCACGCGCCGGCTTCAGGGTCGTGGCCGGCGACGTCGATGCCGCGCGCAGCCGGGATTTCGCCGCCGAGTTCGCCGATGCGGCGGCGGCGGACGGGCCGGCTTCGTTCCGGGAGGTCGACGCGCTCGTGACCATGCTTCCCAACGGCAAGGTCGTCCGCCAGGCCCTGCTCGACGGCGGCATCGCCGACGTGCTGCGGCCGGGCACGGTGGTGATCGAGGCGAGCTCCTCCGACCCCTTCGACACCCAGGGCCTCGGCAGGGATCTGTCGGCCAAGGGCATTCTCCTGGTCGATTCGCCGGTTTCCGGCGGCATGGCCAAGGCGCTCGACGCCACCCTGTCGATCATGCTGGGGGCCGACGACGAGGCGGCGGCCGAGCGGGCCGTCCCCGTGCTGAAGGCGATGAGCGCCCGCATCTTCCGCACCGGCGGGCTCGGCACCGGGCACGCGATGAAGGCGCTCAACAATTTCGTGCTGGGCGCCGGCTTCGTGGCCGCCGCCGAAGCCCTGGTCGCCGGCGGCAAGTTCGGCCTCGATCCCAAAGTGATGGTCGACGTGCTGAACGCCTCGTCGGGCCGCAACGTCAGCACCGAGACCACGATGGTGACCGAGATCCTGCCGCGGCGTTTCGCCGCCAACTTCACCCTCGCCCTGTTCTCTAAGGACGTCGGCATCGCCTCGAGCCTGAGCGAGAACCTCGGCATCGATTCGCCCCTCTGCCGCACCGTGTTCGAGCGCCTCGCCGATGCCGGCGCGGCGCTGGGCTGGCAGGCGGACTACACCACGGCGCTGCAGCTCTGGGAGAGCCGTGCCGGCATCGAGCTGCCGGCGCGCTGACGCCGTCCGCTCCGCCCCCCTGGCACGCCGCACGACCACGCCGAAGGATCGCATATGGAATTCGTCGATCTCAGCCGCGAGCTCTTTCACCGGGCGCAGATCCATCCGAGCCAGCCGCCCGTCAACATCAATGTCTGGACCGATCATTCCGAAAAGATCACGATCGGGCGGACGACGCACAGCTCCCGGTCGCTGAGCATCGCCTTCAGCGATCACGCGGGAACCCATGTCGATGCGCCGGTCCATTTCGACCCGCGCCCCGGCGCCGCATCCATTGACGAGCTGCCGCTCGAGAACTTCTACACCTCCGGCATCTGCCTCGACCTGTCGCACGTGCCGCTGAAGCACGCCGTGACCGTTCCGGAGATGCAGGAGGCCCTTTCCCGCTCCGGCCAGGAGATCAGGCCGGGAGACACCGTGCTCTTGTGGATGGCGGTCAATCAGCGGCTGCTCGGCCAGCCGGGCTACGAGCACGACTTTCCCGGCCTCGGGCCGGAGGCCGTGCATTGGCTGGCGGATTTCGGCATCAACCAGTTCGGCGTCGAGGCCGTCAGCCCCGCCCCGGCGGGCGAGCTCAACCTTCTCGCCCACATGATCTGTGCCGAGCGGGGCATCACCCATATCGAGTGCATGGCCAATCTGGACAGGCTGATCGGCCGCGGACGCTTCCGCTTCGTCGGCTTTCCCCTGAAGATCCGCGGCGGCACGGCGGGGCCGATGCGGGCCGTGGCCATCTTCGACGAGGCGCCCGCCGCGGTCGGAGGCACCGCGTGACCCGCCCCTTGTGGACGCTGGGCGCTCGCGGCCTGTCCGAGCGGCTGGCCACCGGGACGATGACCCCGCTGGCGGTGCTCGACGACCTCCTCGACCGTCACGACCGGCTCGCGCCCGCGCTCAACGCCTTCACCCATCTCGATCGCGACGGCGCGCGGCGCGACGCCGAGGAGGCGACGAAGCGCTCGCGAGCCGGCCGCCGGCGCGGCCCCCTCGACGGCATCCCCGTCGCCGTGAAGGACAACATCTTCGTCAAGGGCATGCCGGCGCGCTATGGCAGCCTCCTGCTCCGGGACCATGTTGCCGATGTCGACGACATCTGCATCGAGCGCCTGCGCGCGGCCGGCGCGATCATCGTCGGCAAGACCACGACGCCGGAATTCGCCCTGTCCGGGCGCACCGAGAGCCGGCTCAGCGGCAGCACCCGCAACCCCTGGGACACGGCGCTCACCGCCGGCGGCTCCAGCGGCGGCTCGGTGGCCGCGGTCGCGGCCGGCATCGTGCCCCTGGCCCTCGGGACGGATGCCGGCGGATCCACGCGCATGCCGGCGAGCTACAACGGGCTGCTGGGCCTGCGCCCCTCCAACGGCCGGATCCCGCGGCGCCACGGCTTTCCGCCGATGTCGCTGGACTTCCAGGTCATCGGCCTGCTCGCACGCACGGTCGACGATCTCGGGCTGCTCTACGGCGCCCTGGCGGGCCCCGACCCGCGCGATCCCCAGTCATGCCGGCTTCCGGCCGAACGGATGACAGCGCCGCGCCTGCGGATCGGCTGGTTCGCGGCGGTGGAGGACATCCGCCCGGACGATGCGGTGCTGGCGGCGCTGGACGACGTGCGCCGAGGGCTGGCGGACCTCGGCCACGACATCATTCCCCGCGAGCCCCCCTATCGGCCCTCGCAGCTGCAGCCGATCTGGGACACGCTGACCGCGGCCGGCGCGGCGCGGATGGCGGCCCGTTTTCCCGACCGCTGGCAGGCGGAGATGAACGACAACGTCGCCGATCTGGCGCGCCGGGGCATGGCGCTTCCGGCCGCCGCCTATGTCGAGGCCCTGGACGCGCTGTCGGCGTTGCGCGCCTCGGTTGCCGAGGCGTGGGGCGATGTCGACGCATTCCTGCTCCCGACGGCACCGGCGCCCGCCTGGCCGGCCGGAGAGCCACATCCCCGGACCATCGGCGGCCGCCCCGGCAGCGTCGCCGGCCAAGGGGTCTTCTGCGGCTGGGTCAATGCCCTGGGCCTGCCGGCCCTCAACATTCCCGCCGGCCGCCATCCCGACGGACGGCCGGTCGGGGTGCAGATCGTGGCGCGGTTCGCGGCCGAGGCCGATCTGTTCCGGCTCGCGGCCGGCCTGGAGCCCGCCCTGCAATGGGCGGGATCATGGCCGGCCCTGGCGGAGACCGTCTGATTCCCGTCGGGCCGGGCAATCCGCTCGAGTCGCTCTTCAACCTTGCGCTGTCGCGAAACTCCATATAAAAACGTTTCTATATCCGATAAACCTTCACCTCCCTGCCATGCCACGCGCATGGCGGGCGAAATCCGCACCATGGAGAGAAAGATGCCGAACCCCGCCGACGTCGCGGCCATCCACGATCTGGAGCGCCAGCGCCACGACGCCATGCTGCAGGGCGATGTCCAGGCGCTCGACGCGCTGTTCGCCGACGAATTCGTCTTCACCCATTCCGATGGGGTGCGCGACAGCAAGGACGTCTATCTCGGGAAGATCCGCAACCGCGTGTTCTATTTCTCCACCATGGAGCAGCCGGAGGAGGACATCCGCATCATCGGCGACACCGCCGCCGTGCTCGGCCGCATGGTCGCCACCGTGAACGTGCCGGCGATCTCGCTCACCAAGGTGCTGAACAATTTCTACCTCGCCGTGTATGCGCGGACCGCCGCAGGCTGGACGCTGCTCGCGGTCCAGCCGACGCCGGCGCCGGCCGCGGCCGCCGCCTGACCCCCCTATCCCGCAAGCGCCCCGTGCCGCTGGGCCCGGGGCCATCTCGATCCGGACAGCACACCATGCAATACACGAAGCTCGGCCGCAGTGGCCTGAAAGTCAGCCGCCTTTGCCTGGGGACGATGAATTTCGGCCCGGTCACGGAAGAAGCGGACGCCCACGCGATCATGGACGCCGCCCATGAGCACGGCATCAACTTCTTCGACACCGCCAACGACTATGGCCGCCACACCGGCAAAGGGCGCACCGAGGAGATCATCGGCACCTGGTTTGCCAAAGGCGGCGGCCGCCGCGAGCGCACCGTGCTGGCGACCAAGGTCTATGCTCCGATGGGAGACTGGCCGAACGAAGGCGGCCTTTCCGCCCTCAACATCCGCCGCGGCCTGGAGGCCAGCCTGCGGCGCCTGAAGACCGACCACATCGATCTCTACCAGTTCCATCACATCGACCGCAGCGCGCCCTGGGACGAGATCTGGGAGGCGATGGAGGTCGCGCGCCTGCAGGGCAAGATCCTCTATGCCGGCAGCAGCAATTTCGCCGGCTGGCACATCGCCCAGGCCCAGGAGGCGGCCCGGCGGCGAAACTTCCTCGGGCTCGTCAGCGAGCAGTCGTTCTACAACCTCTTCACCCGCGACATCGAGCGCGAGGTCATTCC
This portion of the Labrys wisconsinensis genome encodes:
- a CDS encoding NAD(P)-dependent oxidoreductase, translating into MDRRKFHSHRRAAERVSPRGGRRCCSLSPWQATRLEWQLTRSGPQSRRYPVVSSQTRSVGFIGLGNMGRPMAANLARAGFRVVAGDVDAARSRDFAAEFADAAAADGPASFREVDALVTMLPNGKVVRQALLDGGIADVLRPGTVVIEASSSDPFDTQGLGRDLSAKGILLVDSPVSGGMAKALDATLSIMLGADDEAAAERAVPVLKAMSARIFRTGGLGTGHAMKALNNFVLGAGFVAAAEALVAGGKFGLDPKVMVDVLNASSGRNVSTETTMVTEILPRRFAANFTLALFSKDVGIASSLSENLGIDSPLCRTVFERLADAGAALGWQADYTTALQLWESRAGIELPAR
- a CDS encoding cyclase family protein; the encoded protein is MEFVDLSRELFHRAQIHPSQPPVNINVWTDHSEKITIGRTTHSSRSLSIAFSDHAGTHVDAPVHFDPRPGAASIDELPLENFYTSGICLDLSHVPLKHAVTVPEMQEALSRSGQEIRPGDTVLLWMAVNQRLLGQPGYEHDFPGLGPEAVHWLADFGINQFGVEAVSPAPAGELNLLAHMICAERGITHIECMANLDRLIGRGRFRFVGFPLKIRGGTAGPMRAVAIFDEAPAAVGGTA
- a CDS encoding amidase: MTRPLWTLGARGLSERLATGTMTPLAVLDDLLDRHDRLAPALNAFTHLDRDGARRDAEEATKRSRAGRRRGPLDGIPVAVKDNIFVKGMPARYGSLLLRDHVADVDDICIERLRAAGAIIVGKTTTPEFALSGRTESRLSGSTRNPWDTALTAGGSSGGSVAAVAAGIVPLALGTDAGGSTRMPASYNGLLGLRPSNGRIPRRHGFPPMSLDFQVIGLLARTVDDLGLLYGALAGPDPRDPQSCRLPAERMTAPRLRIGWFAAVEDIRPDDAVLAALDDVRRGLADLGHDIIPREPPYRPSQLQPIWDTLTAAGAARMAARFPDRWQAEMNDNVADLARRGMALPAAAYVEALDALSALRASVAEAWGDVDAFLLPTAPAPAWPAGEPHPRTIGGRPGSVAGQGVFCGWVNALGLPALNIPAGRHPDGRPVGVQIVARFAAEADLFRLAAGLEPALQWAGSWPALAETV
- a CDS encoding nuclear transport factor 2 family protein, coding for MPNPADVAAIHDLERQRHDAMLQGDVQALDALFADEFVFTHSDGVRDSKDVYLGKIRNRVFYFSTMEQPEEDIRIIGDTAAVLGRMVATVNVPAISLTKVLNNFYLAVYARTAAGWTLLAVQPTPAPAAAAA
- a CDS encoding aldo/keto reductase, with protein sequence MQYTKLGRSGLKVSRLCLGTMNFGPVTEEADAHAIMDAAHEHGINFFDTANDYGRHTGKGRTEEIIGTWFAKGGGRRERTVLATKVYAPMGDWPNEGGLSALNIRRGLEASLRRLKTDHIDLYQFHHIDRSAPWDEIWEAMEVARLQGKILYAGSSNFAGWHIAQAQEAARRRNFLGLVSEQSFYNLFTRDIEREVIPAAESYGIGILPWSPLNQGLLGGVVRAEKEGRRRLEGRAAAALAKHRPQIERYEELAAELGHEPGEIALAWLLHQPAVTAPIVGPRTLEQLGSALRALDASLDAATLERLDAIFPGYKASPEGYAW